In one Halorubrum sp. CBA1229 genomic region, the following are encoded:
- a CDS encoding MBL fold metallo-hydrolase, with product MSTHVGPSVTLVRNATLLATVGDTTFLVDPLFASRGALPPIDDTPNDRANPLVPMPDVDLSHDAVIVTHRHPDHFDDAAKSELDADVPLFCQPAEADAFVEDGFTDVRPVEDAATFEGVTLHRTPGRHGHGELAEEMGPVSGFVLEGEATLYLAGDTVWYDPVAETLDRFEPDAVVLNGGAARFNQGEPITMGVDDVAAVREATDAAVAAVHMEAINHCLLSREELRSETDGLLVPEDGEEIEF from the coding sequence ATGTCGACGCACGTCGGCCCCAGCGTCACCCTCGTTCGCAACGCCACCCTTCTCGCGACCGTCGGCGACACGACGTTCCTCGTCGATCCGCTGTTCGCGTCGCGGGGCGCGTTGCCGCCGATCGACGACACGCCGAACGACCGCGCCAACCCGCTCGTCCCGATGCCCGACGTCGACCTGTCGCACGACGCCGTGATCGTCACGCATCGCCACCCGGACCACTTCGACGACGCGGCGAAGTCCGAGCTCGACGCGGACGTCCCGCTGTTCTGTCAGCCCGCCGAGGCCGACGCGTTCGTCGAGGACGGATTCACCGACGTGCGGCCCGTCGAGGACGCGGCGACGTTCGAGGGGGTCACCCTCCACCGGACCCCGGGCCGCCACGGTCACGGGGAGCTGGCCGAGGAGATGGGGCCCGTCTCCGGGTTCGTCCTCGAGGGCGAGGCGACGCTGTACCTCGCCGGCGACACGGTCTGGTACGACCCCGTCGCGGAGACGCTGGACCGGTTCGAGCCCGACGCGGTCGTCCTCAACGGCGGCGCGGCGCGGTTCAATCAGGGGGAGCCGATCACGATGGGCGTTGATGACGTCGCCGCCGTCCGCGAGGCCACCGACGCCGCGGTCGCCGCGGTCCACATGGAGGCGATCAATCACTGCCTGCTCTCGCGGGAGGAGCTCCGCTCGGAGACGGACGGGTTGCTCGTGCCGGAGGATGGTGAGGAGATCGAGTTCTAG
- a CDS encoding DUF5814 domain-containing protein, translating into MAFTDKIYVKNHRQLASQLETNIPKGAFAGATLDMLFTGDGLSKLDSTTRDRILDFAEDFLDCDCQANPYCGCPEEKFMRYVLELRAEGLGPQAIVDVMTDDYMVYAYTGDVLSFLDDAVRNLEAVETLADVEGNEEMSERARRAKRELSG; encoded by the coding sequence GTGGCGTTCACCGACAAGATCTACGTGAAGAACCACCGGCAGCTCGCCTCCCAGCTGGAGACGAACATTCCGAAGGGCGCGTTCGCCGGCGCGACCCTCGACATGCTGTTCACCGGTGACGGCCTCTCGAAGCTCGACTCCACGACGCGCGACCGCATCCTCGACTTCGCCGAGGACTTCCTCGACTGCGACTGTCAGGCGAACCCCTACTGCGGCTGTCCCGAGGAGAAGTTTATGCGGTACGTGCTGGAGCTCCGCGCCGAGGGGCTCGGCCCGCAGGCGATCGTGGACGTGATGACGGACGACTACATGGTGTACGCGTACACCGGCGACGTGCTCTCGTTCCTCGACGACGCGGTGCGGAACCTGGAGGCCGTCGAGACCCTCGCGGACGTCGAGGGCAACGAGGAGATGTCCGAGCGAGCGCGGCGCGCGAAACGGGAATTATCGGGATAA
- a CDS encoding COX15/CtaA family protein produces MTLTLFALGVYTAATGSGLACEAQWPLCSDQLIPAMTINPDFIEWFHRAWAMITGFLIIGTAGWTWLGSFDRRTRFAATLAVLILPVQITVGAITVTVGGLVPGGYTVSTHAAHLIVALTIFTLLGLATIWGGGRGSTRLLRIATTVAVAGIVASAVFSRAVPFVTYSPGAQAGFYVTGLAGHLGLVATVAFATEAVRSGYAGVSRSTAGRVRLLAGGAMAALVLTLLLGRDLVLYTAVWEQLNLVALAAAAALAAGAAWVARGADGAGTATEPIGGD; encoded by the coding sequence ATGACGCTGACGCTGTTCGCGCTCGGCGTCTACACCGCGGCGACCGGCTCCGGGCTGGCGTGCGAGGCCCAGTGGCCGCTCTGTTCGGACCAGCTCATCCCCGCGATGACGATCAACCCGGACTTCATCGAGTGGTTCCACCGCGCGTGGGCGATGATCACCGGGTTCCTCATCATCGGGACCGCCGGCTGGACGTGGCTCGGGAGCTTCGACCGCCGGACCCGGTTCGCGGCGACGCTCGCGGTGCTCATCCTGCCGGTGCAGATCACGGTCGGCGCGATCACCGTCACCGTCGGCGGGCTCGTCCCCGGCGGCTACACCGTCTCGACGCACGCGGCCCACCTGATCGTCGCGCTGACGATCTTCACGCTGCTCGGCCTGGCGACCATCTGGGGCGGCGGGCGGGGGTCGACGCGGCTCCTCCGGATCGCGACGACCGTCGCCGTCGCGGGGATCGTCGCCAGCGCGGTGTTCTCGCGGGCGGTCCCGTTCGTGACGTACTCGCCGGGCGCGCAGGCCGGGTTTTACGTCACCGGGCTCGCCGGCCACTTGGGGCTCGTCGCGACGGTCGCGTTCGCCACCGAGGCCGTCCGCTCGGGCTACGCGGGCGTGAGCCGCTCGACGGCCGGGCGGGTCCGGCTGCTCGCCGGCGGTGCGATGGCCGCGCTCGTCCTGACGCTCCTGCTGGGCCGCGATCTGGTGTTATACACCGCGGTCTGGGAGCAGCTCAACCTCGTCGCGCTGGCCGCGGCCGCCGCGCTCGCCGCGGGGGCAGCGTGGGTCGCGCGCGGCGCCGACGGCGCCGGCACCGCGACGGAGCCGATCGGCGGCGACTGA
- a CDS encoding basic amino acid ABC transporter substrate-binding protein, producing MPYRTETDVSRRTYLKLTGGASAVGLSGVAGCLGGGSDTTITPGTAPGFPPFEMQEDGELIGFDIDLLEAVVGETEYEIGEWETFEFDSLIPALTQNEQIDVIAAAMTITEDRQETIAFSDPYWESDQAILVREGGSFQPEAWEDFEGVAVGAQSGTTGANQVQSNLVDPGLVAEDDYRTYGSYVLAVEDLENENIDAVVIDNPVAETFAANRDVTIAFIEETGEEFGFGLRQGESELQSALNDGLATVRDNGDYEEITNTWFGQE from the coding sequence ATGCCATACCGCACGGAGACCGACGTGAGTCGGCGGACGTACCTGAAGCTGACCGGCGGCGCCAGCGCCGTCGGGCTCTCCGGAGTCGCCGGGTGCCTCGGCGGCGGGAGCGACACCACGATCACGCCCGGCACCGCGCCCGGGTTCCCGCCGTTCGAGATGCAGGAGGACGGGGAGCTGATCGGGTTCGACATCGATCTGCTGGAGGCCGTCGTCGGCGAGACCGAGTACGAGATCGGCGAGTGGGAGACCTTCGAGTTCGACTCGCTCATCCCGGCGCTGACCCAGAACGAGCAGATCGACGTCATCGCGGCCGCCATGACGATCACCGAGGACCGCCAGGAGACGATCGCCTTCTCCGATCCCTACTGGGAGTCGGATCAGGCGATTCTCGTGCGCGAGGGCGGCAGCTTCCAGCCCGAGGCGTGGGAGGACTTCGAGGGCGTCGCGGTCGGCGCGCAGTCGGGGACGACCGGCGCAAATCAGGTGCAGTCGAATCTCGTCGACCCCGGACTCGTCGCCGAGGACGACTACCGCACGTACGGGAGCTACGTCCTCGCGGTCGAGGACCTCGAAAACGAGAACATCGACGCCGTCGTCATCGACAATCCCGTCGCCGAGACCTTCGCGGCCAACCGGGACGTGACGATCGCGTTCATCGAGGAGACCGGCGAGGAGTTCGGCTTCGGCCTCAGACAGGGCGAGTCCGAGCTCCAGTCGGCGCTCAACGACGGGCTCGCGACCGTCCGCGACAACGGTGATTACGAGGAGATAACCAACACCTGGTTCGGGCAGGAGTAG
- a CDS encoding amino acid ABC transporter permease: MSVSGTLALVAAESLDPAAQAVTGTRPAGIAPAFIGEAADWEFVLRNADYLGVGALLTIGLTIASILLGFLVGFPAGAIEVYGDGYLKRAVSVAGVVLRGTPIVVILIVMYFVVGVPQINLGVASVSSAVTAGILGLGLRSAAYQSQIFRAALSSVDAGQLEAGRSIGLSRFEAVRYVVVPQALRRSIPGFQNEFTIVLKDTSIVFAIGLAELLTRGYDLFSEQTTAVLEVILFISAIYFVLTFTTNRALDRLGSYYAIPEGESA, from the coding sequence ATGTCGGTCTCCGGGACGCTCGCGCTCGTGGCGGCCGAGAGTCTCGACCCTGCGGCTCAAGCCGTGACCGGGACACGACCGGCCGGAATCGCTCCCGCGTTCATCGGCGAGGCCGCAGACTGGGAGTTCGTCCTCAGGAACGCCGACTACCTCGGCGTCGGCGCCCTGTTGACGATCGGGCTCACCATCGCGTCGATCCTCCTCGGCTTCCTCGTCGGCTTCCCGGCGGGCGCGATCGAGGTGTACGGCGACGGGTATCTCAAACGAGCCGTCAGCGTCGCGGGCGTCGTTCTCCGGGGGACGCCGATCGTCGTGATCCTCATCGTGATGTACTTCGTCGTCGGCGTCCCGCAGATCAACCTCGGGGTCGCGTCGGTCTCCTCGGCGGTCACCGCCGGGATACTCGGCCTCGGCCTCCGCAGCGCCGCCTACCAGTCGCAGATCTTCCGCGCGGCGCTGTCGAGCGTCGACGCCGGACAGCTGGAGGCCGGCCGGTCCATCGGGCTCTCGCGGTTCGAGGCGGTCCGGTACGTCGTCGTGCCGCAGGCCCTGCGCCGGTCGATCCCCGGGTTCCAAAACGAGTTCACGATCGTGTTGAAGGACACGAGTATCGTCTTCGCGATCGGGCTCGCCGAACTGCTGACCCGCGGGTACGACCTGTTCTCGGAGCAGACGACCGCGGTGCTCGAAGTCATCCTCTTTATCAGTGCAATCTACTTCGTCCTCACGTTCACGACGAACCGCGCGCTCGACCGCCTCGGCAGCTACTACGCGATCCCGGAGGGTGAGTCGGCGTGA